The Noviherbaspirillum saxi genome includes a window with the following:
- the recR gene encoding recombination mediator RecR: MKSPSSLEFLTEALRRLPGIGPKSAQRMAYHLMQHDRDGAAMLGRALSQAVERVHHCARCNTFTENELCEMCMDPERDAALLCVCETPADQLMIEQTLTYKGLYFVLMGRLSPLDGIGPKDIHLEKLITRATDGAVNEVVLATNFTNEGEATAHYISETLKARGLKVSRLARGVPVGGELEYVDAGTIARAMLDRRTT; encoded by the coding sequence GTGAAATCGCCTTCCAGCCTTGAATTTTTGACCGAAGCCTTGCGCAGGCTGCCCGGCATCGGTCCGAAGTCCGCCCAGCGCATGGCTTACCACCTGATGCAGCACGACCGCGATGGTGCCGCCATGCTCGGCCGCGCCCTCTCGCAAGCGGTCGAACGCGTCCATCATTGTGCCCGCTGCAATACGTTCACCGAGAACGAATTGTGCGAAATGTGCATGGACCCGGAACGCGATGCCGCGCTGCTATGCGTGTGTGAAACGCCGGCCGATCAATTGATGATCGAGCAGACGCTGACTTACAAGGGATTGTATTTCGTGCTGATGGGACGACTCTCCCCACTCGACGGCATCGGCCCCAAGGACATTCATCTGGAAAAGCTGATCACGCGCGCCACCGACGGTGCGGTGAACGAAGTCGTGCTGGCTACCAACTTCACCAACGAAGGCGAAGCGACCGCGCACTACATCAGTGAAACGCTGAAGGCGCGCGGCCTGAAAGTCAGCCGCCTCGCGCGAGGCGTTCCGGTCGGCGGCGAACTGGAATATGTGGATGCGGGAACGATAGCGCGCGCCATGCTGGATCGTCGCACGACCTAG
- a CDS encoding YbaB/EbfC family nucleoid-associated protein: MMKGQLAGLMKQAQQMQDNMKKMQDQLALIEVEGQSGAGLVKVIMTCKNDVRRVTIDPSLLGDDKDMLEDLVAAAFNDAVRKAEATSQEKMSGMTAGLPLPPGFKMPF, from the coding sequence ATGATGAAGGGCCAACTGGCAGGGCTGATGAAGCAAGCCCAGCAAATGCAGGACAACATGAAGAAGATGCAGGACCAGCTTGCATTGATCGAGGTCGAGGGCCAGTCAGGCGCCGGCCTGGTCAAGGTGATCATGACCTGCAAGAACGATGTCAGGCGCGTCACGATCGATCCATCCCTGCTGGGGGATGACAAGGACATGCTGGAAGACCTGGTCGCAGCCGCTTTCAATGATGCGGTCCGCAAGGCCGAAGCGACATCCCAGGAAAAAATGTCCGGCATGACCGCGGGCTTGCCGCTGCCCCCGGGCTTCAAGATGCCGTTCTGA